Proteins from a single region of Palaemon carinicauda isolate YSFRI2023 chromosome 1, ASM3689809v2, whole genome shotgun sequence:
- the LOC137629859 gene encoding uncharacterized protein has protein sequence MLTVSQVRTLLPRGPVTTSIDLTDAYYHVPIARHFRSFLGFKLSKRAYTFKVMPFRLNIAPRIFKKLLETVVQELRTQGIQLVAYLDDWLIWATDKVIKFLEHIGFQINFKKSCLVPASCFQWLDLQWDLTTHKLSIPPKKRKEIAKNTKSFLKEKLTSRRNQGSILGSLQFAFVTDTLLKAKLKDIHRVWRSKANSKHRDKISRIPSILRKRLQPWTKVKNLAKSVPHQFPLLALVIHTDASLSGWGCYSQFEKVQGLWSVTFCQLHINIQEAMAVLLTLKWLTPSKKQHIRLILDSTVIVHCINRGGSKSSHINHVMIVGTYHPFTWRA, from the coding sequence atgctgaccgtctcacaggtgcggaccttacttccccgtgggcccgtcaccacctctatagatcttacagacgcttattatcatgttccgatagcaagaCATTTCCGTTCTTTTCTAGGATTCAAGCTAAGCAAACGAGCATACaccttcaaagtgatgccgttcagACTCAATATAGCTCCCAGAATATTCAAGAAGTTATTGGAAACAGTGGTCCAAGAGCTGAGGACTCAAGGAATACAgctagtggcctatctagacgattggcttatttgggcgaCGGACAAAGTAATAAAGTTCCTGGAACACATAGggttccaaataaatttcaaaaagtcctgCCTGGTTCCGGCATCATGCTTCCAGTGGTTAGATCTACAATGGGACCTGACCACACACAAACTGTCGATTCCACCaaaaaagaggaaagagatagcaaagAACACGAAAAGCTTTCTCAAGGAGAAACTAACATCTCGGAGGAACCAAGGAAGCATCTTAGGCTCACTCCAGTTTGCTTTCGTAACAGACACATTACTGAAAGCCAAACTGAAGGACATCCATCGAGTTTGGCGATCCAAAGCAAACAGCAAACATCGAGACAAAATTTCTCGGATTCCATCTATACTAaggaaaagacttcagccatggacgaaAGTCAAAAACTTGGCAAAATCAGTACCTCATCAATTCCCACTGCTGGCATTAgtaatccatacggatgcctccttAAGCGGTTGGGGATGCTACTCCCAATTCGAAAAGGTCcaaggtttgtggtcagtgaccTTCTGTCAACTACACATCAATATCCAAGAGGCCATGGCAGTGCTCTTGACTCTAAAATGGCTCACTCCGTCAAAGAAACAACATATCAGGTTAATACTAGACAGCACagtgatagtccactgcatcaacagaggaggttccaaatcaagtcacATAAATCATGTGATGATTGTTGGCACTTATCACCCGTTCACCTGGCGGGCGTGA